Proteins from a single region of Streptomyces sp. Tu 3180:
- a CDS encoding PLP-dependent transferase: MNLGTDTHTTGRALDTEAVHAGRDDLAGRGLHAPPIDLSTTYPSYDSRGEAGRIDAFAATGAEPDGPPVYGRLGNPTVARFETALARLEGTESAVAFASGMAALSAVLLARGATGLRHVVAVRPLYGCSDHLLTAGLLGSEVTWTDPAGVADALRPDTGLVLVESPANPTLAEVDLRAVAHACGSVPLLVDNTFATPVLQRPAEHGARLVLHSATKYLGGHGDVLAGVVACDEEFAGRLRQVRFATGGVLHPLAGYLLLRGLSTLPVRVRAASANAAELARRLAADPRVARVHYPRIGGAMVSFEVHGDPHAVIAGVRLVTPAVSLGSVDSLIQHPASISHRIVDADDRRNAGVSDRLLRLSVGLEDVEDLWADLDAALGERAGATARPEELARG; the protein is encoded by the coding sequence ATGAACTTGGGCACGGACACGCACACCACCGGGAGAGCACTCGACACCGAGGCCGTGCACGCGGGCCGCGACGACCTCGCCGGCCGGGGACTGCACGCCCCGCCGATCGACCTGTCCACCACCTACCCCTCGTACGACAGCCGCGGCGAGGCCGGCCGGATCGACGCCTTCGCCGCCACCGGTGCCGAACCGGACGGCCCGCCGGTCTACGGACGGCTCGGCAACCCGACCGTCGCCCGCTTCGAGACCGCCCTGGCCCGCCTCGAGGGCACCGAGTCGGCGGTCGCGTTCGCCAGCGGCATGGCCGCGCTCAGCGCCGTCCTGCTGGCCCGCGGCGCGACGGGCCTGCGCCACGTCGTGGCGGTGCGGCCCCTGTACGGGTGCAGCGACCACCTGCTGACCGCCGGACTGCTCGGCTCCGAGGTCACCTGGACCGACCCGGCCGGGGTCGCCGACGCGCTGCGCCCGGACACCGGTCTGGTGCTGGTCGAGTCCCCGGCCAACCCCACGCTCGCCGAGGTCGACCTGCGGGCCGTCGCCCACGCCTGCGGCTCCGTGCCGCTGCTCGTCGACAACACCTTCGCCACCCCGGTCCTCCAGCGCCCGGCCGAGCACGGGGCGCGGCTGGTGCTGCACAGCGCGACCAAGTACCTCGGCGGTCACGGGGACGTGCTGGCGGGCGTGGTGGCCTGCGACGAGGAGTTCGCCGGGCGGCTGCGCCAGGTGCGGTTCGCCACCGGTGGCGTACTGCATCCGCTGGCCGGCTACCTGCTGCTGCGGGGCCTGTCGACGCTGCCGGTGCGGGTGCGGGCCGCGTCCGCGAACGCCGCCGAACTCGCCCGCCGGCTCGCCGCCGACCCGCGCGTGGCCCGCGTGCACTACCCGCGCATCGGCGGGGCGATGGTCTCCTTCGAGGTGCACGGCGACCCGCACGCGGTGATCGCCGGCGTACGGCTGGTCACCCCGGCGGTGAGCCTCGGCAGCGTGGACTCCCTCATCCAGCACCCGGCGTCCATCAGCCACCGCATCGTCGACGCCGACGACCGCAGGAACGCCGGGGTGAGCGACCGGCTGCTGCGGCTCTCGGTCGGCCTGGAGGACGTCGAGGACCTGTGGGCCGACCTGGACGCGGCCCTGGGGGAGCGGGCCGGTGCGACGGCCCGGCCGGAGGAACTGGCGCGGGGCTGA
- a CDS encoding GntR family transcriptional regulator translates to MGTTQLETVPEPKYWHLRTVLSEALDSEFSVGEILPNERDLAARFGVARATLRQALEQLELEGRLQRRRGVGTTVAPPRMGVPVGTAQHSWPGGPDDAWQILDCTLEVPPAAVAETLATGREEPVHVVRRSRVSHGQPVAAELLYIPAGSVPELSGIDAPSGAPRARAVLRELQRLELERQENTVELGSARADDARELDRLPGAPVLVVTTRFIARGRTAALSAATYRADTCRLTFGDSGGVEIHHGPERAAS, encoded by the coding sequence GTGGGGACCACGCAGCTGGAAACGGTGCCGGAACCGAAGTACTGGCACCTCAGGACCGTGCTCAGCGAGGCGCTGGACTCGGAGTTCTCCGTGGGCGAGATCCTGCCCAACGAGCGCGACCTCGCCGCCCGCTTCGGCGTCGCCCGCGCCACGCTCCGGCAGGCCCTGGAACAGCTCGAACTGGAAGGCAGGCTGCAGCGCCGCCGCGGTGTGGGCACGACCGTCGCGCCGCCGCGCATGGGCGTGCCCGTCGGCACGGCGCAGCACTCCTGGCCGGGCGGCCCGGACGACGCCTGGCAGATCCTCGACTGCACGCTCGAGGTGCCGCCCGCGGCCGTCGCCGAGACCCTGGCGACCGGCCGCGAGGAGCCCGTGCACGTCGTGCGCCGCTCCCGCGTGTCGCACGGTCAGCCCGTCGCGGCCGAGCTGCTGTACATCCCGGCCGGCTCGGTGCCCGAGCTCTCCGGCATCGACGCGCCGTCCGGCGCGCCGCGCGCGCGTGCGGTGCTGCGTGAACTGCAGCGCCTGGAACTGGAGCGGCAGGAGAACACCGTGGAGCTCGGCTCCGCCCGCGCGGACGACGCCAGGGAACTGGACCGCCTGCCGGGCGCGCCCGTCCTCGTCGTCACCACCCGCTTCATCGCCCGGGGCCGCACCGCCGCGCTCTCCGCGGCCACCTACCGCGCGGACACCTGCCGGCTGACCTTCGGCGACTCCGGCGGCGTGGAGATCCACCACGGGCCCGAGCGCGCCGCCTCCTGA
- a CDS encoding RNA polymerase sigma-70 factor, which produces MTTDTVTDVFEEHRPVLLGVAYRMLGRVADAEDVVQDAWLRWSGGDRSGVREPRGYLVRITTRLAVDRLRRIKARGETYVGPWLPEPYLTDFGDTAPDAAERAVLTDSVSLALLVVLESLSPLERAVFVLREAFGYPYADIAAMLDRGEPAVRQLAGRARRHVEERRPRYEVDPARRRDLTERFLAAAAGGDLGALMELLAPDVRLIGDSGGKSRAPLRVLEGADHVGRFLLGAARKGVPDLSFRFVELNGGPAVLTLSGDRPDSVLQLDVADGRVRTVYIIRNPDKLRSLAAA; this is translated from the coding sequence GTGACCACCGACACCGTGACCGACGTCTTCGAAGAGCACCGCCCCGTTCTCCTGGGGGTCGCCTACCGGATGCTGGGCCGGGTGGCCGACGCGGAGGACGTGGTCCAGGACGCGTGGCTGCGCTGGTCGGGCGGCGACCGGTCCGGGGTGCGCGAGCCGCGCGGCTACCTGGTGCGCATCACCACCCGCCTCGCCGTCGACCGGCTGCGCCGGATCAAGGCGCGCGGCGAGACCTACGTCGGCCCGTGGCTGCCGGAGCCGTACCTCACCGACTTCGGCGACACCGCCCCGGACGCCGCCGAGCGGGCCGTGCTCACCGACTCCGTCTCCCTCGCCCTCCTCGTGGTCCTGGAGTCCCTGTCGCCGCTGGAGCGCGCGGTCTTCGTGCTGCGGGAGGCGTTCGGCTACCCGTACGCCGACATCGCGGCCATGCTCGACCGCGGCGAACCCGCCGTGCGCCAGCTCGCCGGACGCGCCCGCAGGCACGTCGAGGAGCGGCGCCCGCGCTACGAGGTCGACCCCGCCCGGCGCCGCGACCTCACCGAGCGGTTCCTGGCCGCGGCGGCCGGCGGCGATCTGGGGGCGCTGATGGAGCTGCTCGCGCCGGACGTGCGCCTGATCGGCGACAGCGGCGGCAAGTCCCGCGCTCCGCTGCGGGTCCTGGAGGGCGCCGACCACGTGGGCCGCTTCCTCCTCGGCGCCGCCCGCAAGGGCGTTCCGGACCTCTCCTTCCGCTTCGTGGAGCTCAACGGCGGCCCCGCGGTGCTCACCCTGTCCGGCGACAGGCCCGACTCCGTCCTCCAGCTCGACGTCGCCGACGGGCGCGTCCGGACGGTGTACATCATCCGCAACCCCGACAAGCTGCGTTCGCTGGCCGCCGCCTGA
- a CDS encoding alpha/beta fold hydrolase, translated as MSATVSFEVPSPLGPQTVTLSYARAGHGEPLLLLHGIGHHRQAWDPVADILATEREVIAVDLPGFGASPPLPDGLAHDLPTMNAALGALCEALGLDRPHVAGNSLGGLLALEMGRHRRVRSVTALSPAGFWTGAERRYAFAVLTGMRRIAERMPLPLVERLARSAAGRAALTSTIYARPGRRSPEAVVAETLALAGATGFAETLRAGTTVRFADDVPDIPVTVAWGARDRLLVPRQGVRAKRVIPRARLVRLPGCGHVPMNDDPALVARVILDGSRR; from the coding sequence ATGTCCGCGACCGTCTCCTTCGAGGTCCCCTCCCCCCTCGGCCCGCAGACCGTGACCCTGTCCTACGCGCGCGCGGGACACGGTGAACCCCTGCTCCTGCTGCACGGCATCGGTCACCACCGGCAGGCCTGGGACCCGGTGGCGGACATCCTGGCGACCGAGCGCGAGGTGATCGCCGTGGACCTGCCCGGCTTCGGCGCCTCCCCGCCGCTGCCCGACGGCCTCGCCCACGACCTGCCGACCATGAACGCCGCGCTCGGCGCCCTGTGCGAGGCGCTGGGGCTGGACCGGCCGCACGTCGCGGGCAACTCGCTCGGCGGTCTGCTGGCCCTGGAGATGGGCCGCCACAGGCGCGTACGGTCCGTCACCGCGCTGTCCCCGGCGGGCTTCTGGACCGGGGCCGAGCGGCGGTACGCCTTCGCCGTGCTGACCGGCATGCGGCGGATCGCGGAGCGGATGCCGCTGCCGCTGGTCGAGCGCCTGGCCCGCTCGGCGGCCGGCCGGGCGGCGCTGACCAGCACCATCTACGCCCGCCCCGGGCGCCGTTCGCCCGAGGCCGTGGTCGCCGAGACGCTCGCGCTCGCCGGCGCCACCGGCTTCGCCGAGACCCTGCGCGCGGGCACCACCGTGCGGTTCGCCGACGACGTGCCGGACATCCCCGTGACCGTGGCCTGGGGCGCCCGGGACCGGCTGCTCGTGCCCCGGCAGGGCGTCCGCGCCAAGCGGGTCATCCCCCGGGCCCGGCTGGTCCGGCTGCCCGGCTGCGGCCACGTCCCGATGAACGACGACCCGGCGCTGGTCGCGCGCGTCATCCTCGACGGCAGCCGCCGCTGA
- a CDS encoding GNAT family N-acetyltransferase — MSEVTNTRHEHPGHRRWDPARLAARCAVALRTRWARRHGHAPPASDTGGARPPSAAAGDRVLWRMRTTVKDEPGSLAALCTALAERRVDILSLQAHPLGEDTVDEFLLRAPAGTDLTAAVSRAGGSDTWIERADAHDLVDAPTRVLGLAARTAQDTAELPLALRQLLGRCTIRSLPAAPAGGHGRAPAVPVEGTLENTVMRLRAPEGGVITVERPYLPFTPTEFARARALVDLDARLGPRIPHGRDVLTLPEGSDISVRRADTDDLRAARAMHDRCSERTLRMRYHGPVGDADRYLNHLLGPRFGRTLAAQTASGRIVGLGHLLWDGDETEVALIVEDAWQRRGVGGELLARLVAMAVEAGCATVYAVTQASNTGMVAAMRGLGLPLDYQIEEGTLVVTARLDAEPAAGRLLELRGRRTGTGRP; from the coding sequence ATGTCCGAAGTGACCAACACCCGACACGAACACCCCGGGCACCGCCGGTGGGACCCGGCCCGACTCGCCGCGCGGTGCGCGGTCGCCCTCCGGACACGGTGGGCACGCCGCCACGGCCACGCACCGCCGGCGTCCGATACCGGCGGTGCCCGGCCGCCCTCCGCCGCGGCCGGGGACCGCGTGCTGTGGCGGATGCGGACGACGGTGAAGGACGAGCCGGGTTCGCTGGCCGCGCTGTGCACGGCGCTGGCCGAGCGGCGGGTCGACATCCTGAGCCTGCAGGCGCACCCGCTGGGCGAGGACACCGTCGACGAGTTCCTGCTGCGGGCACCGGCCGGCACGGACCTCACCGCGGCGGTGTCGCGCGCCGGGGGTTCGGACACCTGGATCGAGCGGGCCGACGCCCACGACCTGGTGGACGCCCCGACCCGGGTGCTGGGGCTGGCCGCCCGCACCGCCCAGGACACGGCGGAACTGCCGTTGGCGCTGCGCCAGTTGCTCGGCCGGTGCACGATCCGTTCGCTGCCCGCCGCACCGGCCGGCGGACACGGGAGGGCGCCGGCCGTGCCGGTGGAGGGGACCCTGGAGAACACCGTGATGCGGCTGCGCGCCCCGGAGGGCGGGGTGATCACCGTGGAACGGCCGTACCTGCCGTTCACCCCGACCGAGTTCGCCCGGGCCCGGGCGCTGGTGGACCTCGACGCCCGGCTCGGCCCGCGGATCCCGCACGGCCGGGACGTGCTCACGCTGCCCGAGGGCAGCGACATCTCGGTGCGCCGGGCGGACACCGACGACCTGCGGGCGGCGCGGGCGATGCACGACCGGTGCTCGGAGCGGACCCTGCGCATGCGGTACCACGGGCCGGTCGGCGACGCGGACCGCTACCTGAACCACCTGCTCGGTCCGCGCTTCGGACGGACGCTCGCGGCGCAGACCGCCTCGGGCCGCATCGTCGGCCTCGGCCACCTGCTGTGGGACGGCGACGAGACCGAGGTGGCGCTGATCGTGGAGGACGCCTGGCAGCGCCGGGGCGTCGGCGGTGAACTCCTCGCCCGGCTGGTCGCCATGGCCGTCGAGGCCGGCTGCGCCACCGTGTACGCCGTGACGCAGGCGTCCAACACCGGCATGGTCGCCGCGATGCGCGGCCTCGGGCTCCCCCTCGACTACCAGATCGAGGAGGGCACCCTGGTCGTCACGGCCCGCCTGGACGCCGAGCCGGCCGCGGGCCGCCTCCTGGAACTGCGCGGCCGCCGGACGGGGACCGGCCGGCCGTAG
- a CDS encoding alkaline phosphatase D family protein: MSHRPFPGRRAVLRGSLAAPAALALPTALGAAPAFARSGRPQAGWGVQTGDVTRDSGLVWVRSDRPARMVVETSATESFRNPRRWHGPLVGPDTDFTGTTRLRGLPPGEQIHYRVLLADPDDPRRTGEPVTGTFRTVPARRRDGVRFVWSGDLAGQGWGINPDFGGYRIFDAMARLDPDFFLFSGDTVYADGPIAATAALPDGGVWRNVTTEEKSKVAETLAEFRGNFRYNLLDENLRRFNARVPSVVQWDDHEVRNNWYPGQRIADTDARYTEKSVDVLAARARRAFSEYFPMSTLRPGAREGRVYRVLRQGPLLDVFVLDMRTYRGANSSGDQTVDPQGILGREQLDWLKRELARSRAVWKVIAADMPIGLVVPDTSEGRKNVEAVAQGDPGAPLGRELQIAELLRFVKHRRITGTVWLTADVHHTSAQHYQPSRAAFGDFEPFWEFVSGPLNAGAFPASALDGTFGPERVWVKAPTASNVSPAGGYQFFGEVDIDGDSGELTVRMREQDGTVLFTKTLQPGLVGQ, from the coding sequence ATGTCACACCGTCCGTTCCCGGGCCGTCGCGCGGTCCTGCGCGGCTCCCTCGCGGCCCCGGCGGCCCTGGCCCTGCCCACCGCGCTCGGCGCGGCGCCCGCCTTCGCCCGGTCCGGGCGCCCGCAGGCCGGCTGGGGGGTGCAGACGGGTGACGTGACCCGCGACTCCGGGCTGGTGTGGGTGCGTTCCGACCGCCCGGCCCGGATGGTCGTCGAGACGTCGGCGACCGAGTCGTTCCGCAATCCGCGCAGATGGCACGGCCCGCTGGTCGGCCCGGACACCGACTTCACCGGCACGACCCGGCTGCGCGGACTGCCGCCCGGCGAGCAGATCCACTACCGCGTGCTGCTCGCCGACCCCGACGACCCGCGCCGCACCGGCGAGCCGGTCACCGGCACGTTCCGCACGGTGCCGGCGCGGCGGCGCGACGGCGTGCGGTTCGTGTGGTCGGGCGACCTGGCCGGGCAGGGCTGGGGCATCAACCCCGACTTCGGCGGCTACCGCATCTTCGACGCGATGGCGCGGCTCGACCCGGACTTCTTCCTGTTCAGCGGTGACACCGTCTACGCCGACGGCCCCATCGCCGCCACCGCGGCCCTGCCGGACGGCGGCGTCTGGCGGAACGTCACCACCGAGGAGAAGTCCAAGGTCGCCGAGACCCTCGCCGAGTTCCGCGGCAACTTCCGCTACAACCTGCTCGACGAGAACCTGCGCCGGTTCAACGCCCGGGTGCCGTCCGTCGTGCAGTGGGACGACCACGAGGTGCGCAACAACTGGTACCCCGGCCAGCGGATCGCGGACACCGACGCGCGGTACACGGAGAAGAGCGTCGACGTGCTGGCGGCCCGGGCGCGGCGCGCGTTCAGCGAGTACTTCCCGATGTCCACGCTGCGGCCGGGCGCCCGGGAGGGGCGGGTGTACCGGGTGCTGCGGCAGGGGCCGCTGCTCGACGTGTTCGTGCTGGACATGCGGACGTACCGGGGCGCCAACTCCTCCGGCGACCAGACCGTCGACCCGCAGGGCATCCTCGGACGCGAGCAACTGGACTGGCTCAAGCGGGAACTGGCGCGGTCGCGGGCGGTGTGGAAGGTGATCGCCGCCGACATGCCGATCGGCCTGGTGGTGCCGGACACCTCCGAGGGCCGCAAGAACGTCGAGGCGGTGGCCCAGGGCGACCCGGGGGCGCCGCTGGGGCGGGAGCTGCAGATCGCGGAGCTGCTGCGGTTCGTCAAGCACCGGCGGATCACCGGCACGGTGTGGCTGACGGCCGACGTGCACCACACCTCGGCCCAGCACTACCAGCCCTCGCGGGCCGCGTTCGGCGACTTCGAGCCGTTCTGGGAGTTCGTCTCCGGTCCGCTGAACGCGGGCGCCTTCCCGGCCAGCGCGCTCGACGGCACCTTCGGCCCGGAACGGGTGTGGGTGAAGGCGCCGACCGCCTCGAACGTCTCGCCGGCGGGCGGCTACCAGTTCTTCGGCGAGGTCGACATCGACGGCGACAGCGGCGAGTTGACGGTGCGGATGCGGGAGCAGGACGGCACCGTCCTGTTCACCAAGACGCTGCAGCCCGGGCTGGTCGGCCAGTAA